The Arachis hypogaea cultivar Tifrunner chromosome 19, arahy.Tifrunner.gnm2.J5K5, whole genome shotgun sequence genome has a window encoding:
- the LOC112779207 gene encoding ubiquitin-like protein ATG12 — protein sequence MAAESPSSVRKVVVHLRATGDAPILKQSKFKIAGADKFAKVIDFLRRQLHRETLFVYVNSAFSPNPDESIIDLYTNFGFDGKLVVNYACSMAWG from the exons ATGGCTGCTGAGTCACCAAGTTCCGTTCGTAAAG TGGTTGTTCATCTGAGAGCCACTGGTGATGCTCCTATTCTCAAGCAATCTAAATTCAAG ATAGCAGGAGCTGATAAATTTGCAAAGGTTATAGACTTTCTTAGACGGCAACTCCACAGGGAAACATTG TTTGTATATGTCAACAGTGCTTTTTCACCCAATCCTGATGAATCGATCATTGATTTGTATACT AATTTTGGTTTTGATGGCAAATTGGTGGTCAACTACGCATGTTCTATGGCATGGGGCTAA
- the LOC112777373 gene encoding transcription factor MYB11-like produces the protein MGRSPCCSKEGLNKGAWTAMEDKILTDYIKIHGEGKWRHLPKRAGLKRCGKSCRLRWLNYLRPGIKRGNITHDEEELIIRLHNLLGNRWSLIAGRLPGRTDNEIKNYWNTNIGRKLQNGTQNCSSSNLLQLDPNPNPKTREWPCPNNYLQNNIGSCLVQTKATRWPNNNKVILTKEIITKQNNEGMVHNHHINNNVNATDYKMKGSSSSSPVSPSSESNTNINDNNNNNNNKNIEEALDFMADFQTEGNNLYSELLKMDFAEASSCLENNMLEGSGNNNNNNNKHIISTVDKAVGQLYPKLSFNDTHFHWPWSDSLYDTDFDFQHMENIIESGFDWL, from the exons ATGGGAAGGAGTCCTTGCTGTTCTAAGGAAGGTTTGAACAAAGGAGCATGGACAGCTATGGAAGACAAAATTCTCACAGACTACATTAAGATTCATGGTGAAGGAAAATGGAGACACTTACCCAAAAGAGCAG GGCTTAAGAGATGCGGAAAAAGTTGCAGGCTGAGATGGTTGAATTATCTAAGACCTGGCATTAAAAGAGGAAATATTACTCACGATGAAGAAGAGCTTATAATCCGCCTTCACAACCTTCTCGGAAACAG GTGGTCCTTGATTGCTGGGAGGCTTCCAGGACGAACAGACAATGAAATCAAGAACTATTGGAATACCAACATTGGAAGAAAGCTTCAAAATGGTACCCAAAATTGTTCATCATCAAACTTGCTCCAACTGGATCCGAACCCAAATCCGAAAACCCGAGAATGGCCATGCCCTAATAATTACCTACAAAATAATATTGGTTCTTGTTTGGTCCAGACTAAAGCCACAAGATGGCCTAATAATAATAAGGTCATACTCACCAAAGAAATTATCACAAAACAAAATAATGAAGGCATGGTCCATAATCATCACATTAATAATAATGTTAATGCCACGGATTATAAGATGAAGGGTTCATCGTCTTCGTCTCCGGTGTCACCATCTTCAGAGAGTAACACCAATATCaacgacaacaacaacaataacaacaacaaaaatatcGAGGAAGCGTTGGATTTCATGGCGGATTTTCAAACGGAGGGAAATAATCTTTATTCGGAGCTTCTCAAGATGGACTTTGCAGAAGCATCATCATGTTTGGAAAATAACATGTTGGAAGGAagtggtaataataataataataataacaaacataTTATTAGCACAGTTGATAAAGCAGTAGGGCAGTTATATCCAAAATTATCATTCAATGACACCCATTTCCATTGGCCTTGGAGTGATTCATTGTATGATACGGATTTTGATTTTCAACACATGGAAAATATTATAGAGTCTGGATTTGATTGGCTTTGA